ACGGCCGCGCAATCCGGATGGCGCAGGCACTCGGCGCCGACCTCGCGCACATGGACGCCGCCGAGGTCGCGTTCTTCTGCGATCCGCAGCTGTTCATCCGCGGCATCCTGGTCAACGGCCGCGGCCAGCGCTACATCAACGAGGACACCTACCCGGGCCGGGTGGGCCAGGCCACGCTGTACGAGAACGAGAACCAGGCATACCTGATCATCGACGAGGCCGCCTACGAGGAGGGCCTGACCCGCCCGACCGCGACCGAGCAGCTGCGCCACCAGCCCAAGTGGGTCGCCGAGACCGTCGAGGAGCTCGAGGCCGAGATGGGCCTGCCCGCCGGCGCGCTGCAAGCCACCGTCGACGTCTACAACCGGCACGCCGCGAACGGCGAGGACCCGCTGTTCGGCAAGAAGCCGGAGTGGGTCAAGCCGATCGGCTCCCCCCTCGCGGCGATCGACCTGCGCGGCATGACGGGCGGCTTCACGCTCGGCGGCCTGCGCACCAACGTCGACTCCGAGGTGCTGCATGTCTCCGGCGAGCCGATCCCCGGCCTGTTCGCGGCCGGCCGCTGCACCTCCGGCGTCTGCGCCGGCGGCTACGCGTCCGGTGCGTCGCTGGGTGACGGCAGCTTCTTCGGCCGCCGCGCCGGCATCAGCGCGGCCAAGGGCTGACACCTCACACCCGAACGGAATCGGCCCGGTCGACGCACTTCGCGCCGACCGGGCCGATTCACATCCGGCCCCGAACGTCCGGTAGAGTGTTTCAAGTTGTCTCGGCGAGGGCGATTCGCGAAGCACTTCCACACGCTGAATCACCGTGATCGACGCGGCTACGGCTCTGCTCGAGCATCTCTGCTCTTCAGCCGGTCCGTGTCCGTCCGCCTCTCGCCGCGACGAACGACCGCCAACGAAATCTCACGTGAGTTGTAGGAGCCGTTTCACATGTCTGACGAAAATCGCCTTGTAGCCTCCGTCCGTTCCGAGTTCGGCAAGGGCGCTGCCCGCCGCGCGCGTCGCGACGGCCAGGTTCCCGCCGTCGTGTACGGCCACGGCACCGACCCGCAGCACCTGAACCTCCCGGCTCGCGAGTTCGCCGCCATCCTGCGTGCGCACGGCACCAACGTCGTCATCAACCTGGACATCGACGGCAAGGAGCAGCTGGCGCTGACCAAGTCGATCGTCGTCCACCCGATCCGTCGCCACATCGAGCACGCCGACCTGCTGATCGTCCAGAAGGGCGAGAAGGTCGCGGTCGAGGTTCCGATCG
This genomic stretch from Prescottella soli harbors:
- a CDS encoding 50S ribosomal protein L25/general stress protein Ctc encodes the protein MSDENRLVASVRSEFGKGAARRARRDGQVPAVVYGHGTDPQHLNLPAREFAAILRAHGTNVVINLDIDGKEQLALTKSIVVHPIRRHIEHADLLIVQKGEKVAVEVPIVVSGTAAPGALVTEEVTTIKLEVEALHIPESVEVSVEGAEVGTLILAGAVALPKGATLADDAELLLVNVVAAQAAEPAAGEAEAEAEA